From Neisseria musculi, the proteins below share one genomic window:
- the ilvE gene encoding branched-chain-amino-acid transaminase: protein MAREVPAVFGSVFHKDMPVLAFENGAWQSVRWQPADNLQLHPGAHCLHYGSECFEGLKAFRQQNGGVVLFRPDANIARMQQSAKLLGLPVPQTGAFLDALIELVARAADEIPDAPASLYLRPTLIGTDPVIGKAAVGSDNAVLYILASPVGDYFKAGSPMKILVETQHMRCAPHMGRVKCGGNYASALPWVAKARKEYGVHQVLFCPNGDVQETAAANFALIKGGEIVTKPLTDEFLHGVTRDSVLKVARDMGYRISERNFTVEELHEAVENGAEAILTGTAAVVSPVTSFVIDGKEITVAGQERGTAIRKAVTDIQYGAAEDRYGWLVKVA, encoded by the coding sequence ATGGCAAGAGAAGTCCCCGCCGTATTCGGCAGCGTTTTCCATAAAGATATGCCGGTATTGGCCTTTGAAAACGGCGCTTGGCAGAGCGTGCGCTGGCAGCCTGCCGATAATCTGCAGCTGCACCCGGGCGCGCACTGCCTGCATTACGGCAGCGAGTGTTTCGAGGGGCTGAAGGCTTTCCGCCAGCAAAACGGCGGTGTCGTGCTGTTCCGCCCTGATGCGAATATCGCCCGTATGCAGCAAAGTGCCAAACTGTTGGGGCTGCCCGTGCCGCAAACCGGGGCTTTTCTCGATGCTTTGATCGAGCTGGTGGCGCGTGCTGCAGACGAAATCCCCGATGCGCCGGCTTCGCTGTATCTGCGCCCGACCTTAATCGGCACCGATCCGGTGATCGGCAAGGCGGCGGTCGGTTCGGATAACGCCGTTCTGTATATTTTGGCTTCTCCGGTTGGGGATTATTTCAAAGCCGGTTCGCCGATGAAGATTTTGGTGGAAACGCAGCATATGCGCTGCGCCCCGCATATGGGCCGTGTGAAATGCGGCGGCAACTATGCTTCGGCCTTGCCCTGGGTGGCCAAAGCGCGCAAAGAATACGGCGTACATCAAGTTTTGTTTTGCCCGAACGGCGACGTGCAGGAAACCGCGGCGGCGAATTTTGCCCTGATTAAAGGCGGTGAAATCGTTACAAAGCCGCTGACCGATGAATTTTTACACGGTGTAACCCGTGATTCGGTATTGAAAGTGGCGCGCGATATGGGCTATCGGATCAGCGAACGCAATTTCACTGTGGAAGAGCTGCACGAAGCTGTGGAAAACGGTGCCGAGGCCATTTTAACCGGCACGGCGGCAGTGGTTTCACCGGTTACTTCTTTTGTGATAGACGGCAAAGAAATCACTGTGGCCGGCCAAGAGCGCGGCACGGCCATCCGCAAAGCCGTTACCGATATCCAATACGGCGCGGCCGAAGACCGTTACGGCTGGTTGGTTAAAGTGGCATAA